The Ichthyobacterium seriolicida sequence TTATTCTGTATAGCTCTTTTATTTATTTCCTTGAGTAATTTCAAACTATCCACAGAGTGAATAAGCTCCACAAAAGGAGCTATGTATTTAACCTTATTCACTTGTAAATGTCCAATCATATGCCATCTTATATCTTTTGGAAGCTCTTGATATTTATCACATAAATCTCTGACTCTATTCTCCCCAAAATCACGATGCTTAGCATTATAAACCTCCTCTATATCTCTTATTGATCTCTTCTTAGAGACAACCACCAGTTTAACATAATCTGGAACAGAATTTATTATATCATATAAGTTTCTAGCTATATCTAACACTTTATATGTAGATCCTTTTTGAACATATTTATAATCTCATCTGCTAATTCCTCACCTATCCTGTCTTGAGCCTCTAAGGTAGATGCTCCTATATGAGGACTTAATGATATTTTTGGATTCATCAATACCTTTATGTCTGGAGTGGGTTCATTTTCAAAAACATCTAATCCAGCAAAGCTGATATGATCTTCCTCTATAGCCTTTAATAAAGCCTTTTCATCTATAGTTCCACCCCTAGACGCATTTACTATTCCACTTCCTTTTTTCATCATAGAAATCTCCTTAGAACCTATCAACGACCTGTTTTTTTCATCAGCTGGAACATGTAAAGTGATAAAATCCGAATTCTTTAAAACCTCATCCTTTGTCGATGTCTTTATTTTGAAAGGTAATTTCCTCCCATCGAAAAAATCCATATCAAAAGATATTTCATCTACATTTTTATCATGGGTTATTACATTCATACCTATCCCAACAGCTATCTTAACAACCCCTATTCCAATTCTCCCTACTCCTATAACACCTATGGTTTTCCCTCTCAACTCTATGCCAGAGGCATATCGCTTTTTAAGTGATTTAAAATGAGTATCCCCCTCTAATGGCATATCTCTATTAGACTGATGTAAATTTCTAACCATAGAAAAAATATGAGAAAAAACTAATTCAGCTACAGAATTAGACGAAGCCAAAGGAGTATTTATAACTCTTATACCCTTGTCCCTTGCGTAATCTACATCTATGTTATCCATACCTACCCCACCTCTTCCTATAAGTTTTATAGATTTACAATTATCTATAATATCTCTCTTAACTTTTGTAGAGCTTCTAACTAATAAAACAGATATTTCTTCCTTATTGATAAAGTCTATTAAATCATCTTGTTTTACGCTTTGAGTTATAATATCAAACCCACTTTCTCTTAACTTCTTCTCACCTACTGAAGAAATACCATCATTAGCTAAAACTTTTACCATATTATTATATTTTTAACATTTTTTTTCTAAATCTCGCATTATCTCGACTAATACATTTACACTGTCAATAGTCATAGCATTGTATATAGATGCTCTATACCCTCCCACTAATCTGTGTCCATTTATACCAACTATATTAGCCTCCTTACAGAGTTGAACAAATTTACTCTCTACTGACTTATCTTTCAATATAAATGTAACATTCATAAGTGAACGATCCTCTCTCATGGCATTCCCCACAAAAAGTGGATTTCTATCTATTTCATCGTATAACAAATTTGCTTTTTCTTCGCTTGTATGTTCAAATACTTTTACCCCTCCCTCTCTCTTGAACCACTCCAGAGTGAGCATGACCGTATATACAGCTAACACAGAAGGAGTATTTAACATACTCCCAGCATCTATATGTTTTCTATAATTTAAAATATTAGGTATAGCCCTGCCAGTATCTCCTAAGAGTTCATCCTTTACTATTACTAATGTAACACCTGCAGGACCTATATTTTTTTGAGCTCCTGCATATATAAGTCCGTGTTTTGATACATCTATTTCCCTACTAAATATATCTGATGACATATCGCTAACTAAAAACACATCAGACTCTGGATGTCTCTTAAATTGAGTTCCAAAAATTGTATTATTAGAAGTATAGTGCAAATACGCTAAATCATTTGGGACAGTATATTCTTTTGGTATATAATTAAAATTCTTATCCGACGAATCAGCCACAACAGTTACATCACCTACGTTTTTTGCCTCTGCTATGGCTTTTTTAGACCAAACACCTGTATTTATATATCCTGCTCTCTTATTTTTATGTAATAAATTAACAGGAGCCATGAGGAATTGCATGCTAGCCCCCCCTTGCAAAAACAATACTGAATAACCTTCTGGAACATCCAATAACTCTTTGACCAAACCCCTGGCCCTTTCCATTACATCTACAAACTTGCTACCTCTATGAGATATCTCAGCAATAGATAATTCTCTATCGTTATAAACTGATTCTGATAATTGTTTTAAAACTTCTCTATTTAAAATACCAGGACCTGCACTAAAATTGTGAAACTTAACCATTATTTTTTTTTCTAAAAAATGTTATTTTATAAAATTGTGAAACTTAACCATTATTTTTTTTCTAAAAAATGTTATTTTATATGAAATATATATCTATAAAATATCATGTACTACAACAACCGTTCCTATTGAGAAACAATACAGAGAAAAATATTTAATATTACTCTTCTCAACTAATTTTATCATCGACCTACACGCTATAATCCCAGTTAAAAAAGACACAATAAATGCTATAGCTAAATCTATGTTACTTATCTCTAAAAAACTCATTTGCCCACTAGAAATATCCTTTATGCCCTTTGCTAACACTAAAGGTATCACCATCAAAAATGAAAACTTAGCAGATTCTCTCTTGTTATTTCCAAGGACAACAGCAGTTGAAATAGTCAAACCAGATCTGGATATTCCAGGTAATATGGCTATGGCCTGTGCCACACCTATAAAAAATGAATCTAAAAAAGAAATTAGCTTAGATGAATATTGTTCTTTGTTTAAAACAAGTAAAATAATTCCATTTAATATTAACATGGATCCTATAAATATAGTGTTCCCATTAAACAGTTTTTCTATTTCATCGAGCAGAAATAACCCAACACAAGTCGAAGGAATAATAGACAAAAGTATTTTCAAAGAAAAATCAGCATGAATATTCCATTTGGTAGTAAAAAGTCCTGAAAAAATATCTTTGATTTCTTTTTTAAATACAACTAAAGTGCTAAAAACAGTCGCTAAATGTAGGACCACGGTCAAAAGTAAACTGTCTTTTGAAGATATATCGTATCCCAAAACAACTTTAACTAATTCTAGGTGACCACTAGACGATATAGGCAAAAATTCTGTCAACCCTTGTACTATTGCCAATATGATTAACTCTATTATCCCCATTAATTAAGGTTTTAGCATAATAGAATAGACTAACATAGAAAAACCAGAAATCAAAAAAAACGGCGAAACTATCAATCTCCTAGTATTAAAGATATCTTCACTAAAAGAATAAGGATCTGAAGCCTCCCCTCCAGATAGCAAGACAAAACCAATTACCAATAATGCTATACTAGCAAACATAAATAGGTAATTTTTCTTTCCAAAAATAGAATTCATAATATTTTAATAATGCATTTGTTGTGCTGAGATGTGTAACAAGCGCCTTAGCATTATAAAAGTACTAAGCAACAAAATTACAATCCCACTTATAAATATTCCCAATACAAGAATGACAAAGGTCATCATATTATCTGTTATAATATTTGGAAATACCTTATCTACATAATACAAACCAGAAAAAAATAGTGCTGATGAAATAACACTACTAGTAATACCTATACTGATGCTCTTGAGCAAAAATGGTTTAGATATAAACCACTCTGTGGCTCCTACCAATTGCATAGTCTTTATGAGAAATCTCTTGGAATAGAGAGCTAAACGAATAGAATTATTGATAAGTATAATGGATATTAGTATAAATATGGAGGATATTATAATGAGATACATACTTACTTTGTTTATGTTATTGACTATTCTTTTAACCAGATAGCTGTCGTAAGACACATCCAAAACAATAGGATTATCTATTAATTCATCTTCTAGTTTTTTGATATTATCAGGATCAACATAGTAAGACTTTAGTTTTATATCCATAGACTCCGAAAGAGGATTATAACCTATAAAATCTATAAAATCCTCTCCTAAATCTCTCTTTAATATCTGCCCAGCCCTATCTTTACTTATATAGTCTACAGATTTTATATACTCTCTTAACCTAAGACTCTTTTCGATTTTTTTTAGCTCTAAGCTATTTACATCTTCTTTAAAAAAGATAGACAATTTCAAATTCTCTTTGATGTGATCTGATAAAAATTTAGAATTCAAAACTAAAAAACCCAAAATACTCAAAGTCAAAAGAACTAGTGAAACACTTATCACGACATAAGTGTAAGCTGATCTCAAACGGGTTTTATCGTAATTGTCTTGTGCCATATCGCAGAAAAACGCCGCGAATATATAAAAGTTATACTAGCTGCTTGCATTTTATTTTAAAGGCAAACTACAAATATTTGCATTTGGCACTAGTAAAATGAACTAATTTTACCCTTGTAATTATAAACGATACTTTTTGAGATGAAAAAAAATATTTTCCTAAAAGGAGTAGCAGTATTTGTAACACTACTAAGCGCTATTGTAATAGTTATATTTGTGACTGATAATACTTACCTCTTTAACGGTGTGAGATTGACCTACCTAAAAGGAGAGAAGAGTTCTAATATTGATGATGGAGTAGACTTTCCATATAATGTCATTGAAACTTCAGAGATTCAGCCATGGGAAAAGGATGAAAAATACAATCAAATAGAGCTCTCAAACTCCTTAAAAGAAGAATTAAAAAAATCTGAAACCACAGCCTTTTTAATAATTAAAGACAGTAAAATAATCAAGGAATTATACTTCGATAATTATAACCAAAATAGTTTAACAAACTCTTTTTCTATGGCAAAGACAATGGTTACACTCTTATTGGGTGCAGCCATTCAAGACGGCTTTATAAAAAGTTTAGATCAGCCTATTACGGATTTTCTGCCTGAATTTATAGGTGATGACCATGCAGAAAAAACTACTATAAGAGATCTGTCAGCTATGACAGCGGGATACTCTTGGGTAGAAGATTACCATAGTCCCTTTAGTAATATGGCAAAAGCTTATTATGGAAACAACCTAGAAAAACTAATACTCAGTATCAATTTCAACAAGGAATCTGGAAAAGAACACGAATACCTCTCGGGAGTAACTCAATTATTGAGTATTATCATTATGAGAACTACAAAACAATCCTTATCAGAATATTTATCGCTCAAGTTCTGGAAACCTATGGGAATGAGAAGTAATGCCCTATGGTCTAAAGACGATCCAAAGGGAATGGAAAAAGGCTTTTGCTGCGTGCACTCTAACGCAAGAGATTTTGCTAAACTTGGAAGACTTCTTATGCAAAAAGGCAATTGGAATGGAAACCAATTAATAGACTCCACCTTTGTATCAAAAATGATAACCCCAAATTACAAAGCTTTTAAAAACAAACCCGCTATATATGGATACTCTCTTTGGACAGATTATCAATACAATCCAATTTTTTACTCGATGATAGGACACCTGGGACAGGTAGTAATTTGCATCCCTTCTAAAAACATCATAATCTGTAGATTGGGCAAAAAAAAGAACAAAACAAAAGAAGGTGCAATTCCAGGAGGAAATGTCTATTATTACGTAGATGAGGTATTAAAAATTATTTAACACTCAAGAAAAACTTACAGATCATCATCACTGATATTTATGTAACTAAATACAGGGTTAGAATACATTTTTAATAAGTTTTGTCTTACTTCCTTCTCTTTATTTTTGAACAAAGCAGAGCTAATATCGATGCGTTTTTCAAATAACTTTCTTTCATCTTCCGTATAGAAATTGGTATACACGTCTGTATTATTTATAATATCTGCAGCTATATAGTTTGTAGGCCATAGCTTATAAGACTTTATTACTTCCTTATCTATAATACTAGCTATAGCCTTATATTTATCATTTTCACTCTTTATACCTCTGACAAATTCTAATTCTTCATAAAGAGGCTTATTTATAGATAAGGATATATTCTTTTTTTGGCCAAAAAGACCCTTAGCAACATTCTGTATATCTTCATTTCTATGTTTTTTATACTCTTGCTCATTTTCTTTTGCTAATAATTCTGGAATTTTAAGACTATCTGTAGGATCATATTCATATGAAATAGATGTAGGGACCAATTTCAATGACTGAAAATAATCCACTATACCCTGACCTTTTTCTCTACTCATAGAAATCATTTTTAATACAGCAGGATTAGTTATATCATGTCCCGTTTTCGCCCTACCACCTTTTTGAGCTATCCAAATAGATATATTTTCCTCAAAAATGCTCTGTTTTATATATGAAGATAACTTCATAGAATTAGCTAAATGCTCTCTAGGAGATGAACTAGACCTATTTACAAAAAAATTTTTATTGAGTCTAGCTAATGTCTTTATAAGGGGTTTCTTTATCAGGTTATCTCCTATAGCTATTCTAGATGTGTCGTAATTGTTCTCTATTAGATAGAAATTCAAAATGACTGCATCTAATAATATATCCCTATGATTAGAAATATATAGATAAGAAGTGTCCTTTTTTACATTTTCCAAGCCGAAATAGGTTATCTTCTCTGCAGCTTTGTCTAATACTTTTTTTAACCCTACATAGGTTATCTTACTTATAAAATCATCAGAAGTTTTAATAGTCCCTAAAAAATCATTAAGCTTATCTTCATCTTCATAAATGGGATAAATATATCTCACCAAAGCCCTAAATGAAGGATGACTAGAAATTTCATTTATTACATCTGGAATTTCAGAATCAAAAAAAGGTCTTATATCTCTGTATATATCTGTCATATGTTATAATGAATATTCATAAAACTATTTAAAAAAACACCTCAAAATTTGAGATAAACTATAAACTATTTAATCGTGTTTTATCCTAACTATCTTAGCCCCTAGAGAATTTAGTCTGCCATCTATATTTTCATACCCCCTATCTATCTGACTGACATTGTGTATAACACTGGTGCCTTTAGCCGATAAAGCAGCTATTAAAAGGGAAGCTCCAGCCCTAATATCTGGAGAGCTCATTTCTATACCCACTAAACTATATTTATGATTTAAACCCATTACCGTTGCCCTATGTGGATCACATAAAATAATTTGAGCTCCCATATCTATTAGTTTATCTACAAAAAACAAACGACTCTCATACATCTTTTGATGAACTAGGACGTTACCGTTTGCCTGAGTAGCTACAACTATTATAATACTTAGTAAATCGGGAGTAAACCCTGGCCAAGGGGCATCAGAAATTGTAAATATAGAATTATCTATATATCTTTCAATTTTATAAGAATCGTTTTGTGGAATATAAATGTCATCATCTCGCCTATGAAAACTTATTCCCATCTTTTTAAATACATCTGGGATTATACCTAGATTTTCCCATCCTGTATTTTTTATGGTAATCTCTGATCTAGTTACAGCAGCTAAACCTATCCAACTACCAACCTCTATTATATCAGGTGAAATTTTGTGTTCACAACCATGGAGCTTATCTACACCTACAACAGTTATCATATTAGATCCTATTCCACTTATATTAGCCCCCATGGAATTGAGCATTTTACACAATTGCTGTATATATGGCTCACAAGCAGCATTGTATACAACAGTAGTGCCTTGGGCAAAAACAGCTGCCATTATTACATTTGCCGTTCCAGTGACAGAAGCTTCATCTAATAGTATATAATCTCCCTTTAATTTTTTGGCATGTACAGTGTATAACTTCTTTTCCCTCTCGTATTGAAAAACAGCTCCTAACTTCTTAAATCCCTCTATATGAGTATCTAATTTTCTCCTGCCTATCTTATCGCCTCCAGGACTATACAGACAAGATTCTCCATATCTACCCAAGAGAGCTCCCAGAATCATTACAGAACCTCGCAAAGAAGCACCCTTATGTCTATATCCCTCAGACCTTAGATAACTCATATCTATGTCATCTGCCCTAAATGAGTAATTATTACTCCCATTTTTAGTGACCTTAACATTGAGATTCGATAAAATATCTATAAAGTTATTTACGTCCTCAATACAAGGTATATTGTCTATGGTTACCTCTTCAGAGGTCATTAAAACAGCACTTAAAACCTGAAGCGCCTCATTTTTAGAACCTTGTGGATGTATTTCACCAGATAACTGGTGTCCACCCTCTACCTTAAAAGAATACATCTACTTTGATTTAACCTTAGGTTTATACTTAGTCTTATACTGTGAATTATTAGATGTTCCCCCTCTTTTATAATAATCTAATTCTATATCCCTATTCCTCACATCTATATTACCATTAGACAATTCATACAAATGTTCTAAGATGACACTGTCATCGACCACATCTTCATTCCAATTTATATATGACTTTTTCATATTATTGGCTATGGCAATGATTAAATTATCTTTATCTTGAACATCACAACTAACTACGATGTCTATACAATAACGCAAATTCATACCGTAATACCTATATTTCTTCAGCTCAACAGGGTATTTCAACCTTCTAGGAGAAATCTCTAACTTACTATTCTTACACACAGAATCAAAAGGACAATCTACGTCTAACTCAAAATTAGACATCAAAAATAATTGTACCCACAACTTGTGCTGAAACTCTTTAACATCTCTAAAATGTGGAGATAAATTGCCCATAACATCTATTATGTATAACGATACCTTATTTCTCTCTGATCTGTCCTCTACACTTACTGCATAGTGTATCATGTCTTGTATGTGCCTTCCGTACTCTGGAATTATTAATTGGTTTTTACTGGTATTGTACTGCATAAATTGTATCGTTATATAATGACGAATTAATGAAAAAAATCTAAGTTATTTTTAATTTTATTACTTATCAAGCACTGTTACAAACAGTGCTTTCGATTGCGTGTTATTTTGTATCTTTCCTAAAGAAATTATAATTATCCCTTTCAAGCCTTTTATAGGCTGGTTCATCTTCCAACTTTTTTATTTCATCATTGCTCATCCTCTTGTTAAAAGATTTTATATGATTAATCTTCGTCTTATTGATCTTTAATATATGTGCCTCTTGACTGAGAGAGATAGCATCATCCCCTCTATGGAAAAAAGATGTGGAATCAACATCAAATCCTAAATGTTTATCTTGTAAACCTATGCCAAATCCCGTGGCAATAATTGTTATTTGGATATTTTCTCCCATACCTTCAACTGTTCCAACACCTTCACAAATATACGCATCACCTCCAGCTTCATTTTGAATATGAGCAGATATATAATCTATCTCTTTAGATGTTGGAGCATCATTCTCCCAGACTATTTTTAGTAATATTTTCTTGGCTCCCAAGATACTTTTATACTCTAACAAAGGAAAATCTAAAGCGGTATTTATAGCTTCCTCTACCCTGTTTTCTCCACTTGCAATTCCTATTCCCATTACAGCGGTTCCACTATCTTTTAGTACACTCGTGACATCGTTTAAATCTACATTGACCTTTAAATTTCTAGAGACTATCTCAACTACACTTTTGACCCCTTTACATAAAACCTCATCCGATTTTTCATAGGCCTCCACTATACTTAAATCACCATACACCTTATTTAGTTTCTCATTATTTATTATGATTAGAGAATCTACATTCTTCCTTATTTCTTCTAAACCTATTCTCGCTATTTTCGACCTTAACTTGCCCTCCCTCTTAAAGGGAAGAGTAATAACAGCTACGGTTAGTATATTCATCTCTCTAGCTAATTTAGCTATAATAGGACTGGCTCCAGTCCCAGTACCTCCGCCCATACCAGAGGTGAGAAATAACATTTTAGTTTTAGTCTCTAATACTTTTTTTATCTCGCTAATTGATTCCTCCACAGACTTCCTTCCTATTTCAGGATCTCCTCCCGATCCCCTACCCTCGGTCAGAGAAACGCCCAATTGTATTTTGTTTCTTACAGGACTGCTATTGAGAGCTTGTTTGTCCGTATTACAGATGATTAAATCAGCACCGTCTATACCGTTTTTCAACATATAGTTGACAGCATTTCCTCCACATCCACCAATACCAATGACTTTTATATCCGAAGAACCATGCTTGGGCAAATTAAATGGAATAGAAATATTATTTCTAAACTCATCACTATTCATAACACTCTTCCAAACTAATATTTAGAATTTTCATAACCGCCTACCAAATAATTAAACCATTTATTAATTTTTTCAACTATTCCATCATAATTATTTCTGTAATTCTTTTTGTTTTTGATGTGCAATTTTTTCTCATCTATTTCTTTAACCTTTTCGCAATCAGTACTACTACATAATTTTATAGCTTCAAGTGTCAAGCCCACACATGTAACCAAAGATATATCATTACTTTTAGACAAAAACTCTCTATACCCTCCAATACTACAATACAAACCAGTAACCTCTTTAACTATATTTCTTACCCCCTCGGTATTAGCTCCCCCACCTACGAAAACAATATTATAATTTTCGTTAAAAACACCATAACTCATCGCTATTTCAAATATCTCTCTTATTCTAGAGTATATGGTCTTAGACAGATTCCTTTTTGAAATAGATCTATCGGGACCTCTCTGCATTTTTACAGATAAAAAACTCTCTTTTTTTTCTAAAAAAAAATCAACGGATCCCTCCGTTATTTTTAAGTTTTCTGCTACTTCCTCAGTTAGATTAAACCTCTTTTTTATATCTGAGGTGATAACTTTTCCCCCAAAGGGAACTATAGCAATATCTCTTACATCTCCATTAAACAATAAAAAATTAGTTATACCCCCCCCCATATCTACAAAAACCACCCCATCTTTTTTTTCTTTTTCCGATAAAACAACACTAGAAGAGAATATAGGAGCAAAAACAACTTCAATAAGATTCAAGCCCGTCTCTTTAATACATCTTACAAGCATATCATAAGGTTTCTTATCGGCAGTTATTACCTTAAAATCAGCTTCTAACTTGCTGCAAGGAGCTCCTATAGGATCTAAAACACCCTCTTCATTATCTATCCTGTACTCCTGAGGTATAATACCTATTATATAACTGACATTTTTAGGATGTACATTATAAACTTGATCTTTTAATAATTTTAAATCGTAATCGTTTATTAGACTATCCCCATCATTCCTAATTATATGATGAGTCCTATGTATGCTATCTATGTAGTTTCCAGATATGCCTACAACCACACCTGTAATACATTTATTAGAATTCTTCTCTGCAATACTAATTGCCTTTAGTATAGAGTCCTTAGCCTTAGTAATATTTTTAATCTCCCCCTTGACTATACCAATACTATCGCTCTTACCTACACCGAGTACATTTAATTTACCCTGCGCATCTAAGTCCCCAACCATCGCTATTATATGACTGCTACCTATGTCTAAACCAGCTATCATTTTCTTATGTAATTATAATATTAAGGGATTATATTCTCTTAGTGCAAACTACCTGATGATCAAATCTCAGGTCTATACTAATATACTTATTTTCTTCCAAATCTTTCAAGAGATATCTATACAATGTGTTGAGTTTGAAAAATTTTTCATCTAAATCATTTAAATGTCCTAGCCTTATTACATACTTACCCACACAAGGGTACAAAGTAAATACTCCTTTTTCATTTATTCTAATAGAATTTATATAATACTTTAAAACACTGTCATTTTTTATCACAGCAATTAACTTATTAACTTCATCTATGTTACTCTTGTTTACACTTCCAAAAATTACAGGAACAGCCTTAACACAATTGCTATATAAAGACATTTTTTTACCTGACTTATCTACGTAGTAACTACTATCTCTTTCAAATACTCGCATTGTAGGAGTCGCATTTTTTATGTCTATATACACATCATCTTTAACCTTGCGATATACAGATACATTCTCTATAGCAGGATACTCATCTTTTAAATATTTCTCTAGCTTTATTATATCTATATCTCCTTTTTTGAAAAACTCATACTTTTTATTGATATCACTCTCTATTTCAGAATTAATCGACGAACAACTCTGATCATGTCTGTCTATACTGACTATAAATCTATCACTGCCTGTGTAATTAAAATTTATTAAGGAAACAATAGATATTACAACCATAGTAATGATCAATATTATTTCTATATAATATTTTTTCATACAGACATCTCTCTCTTTATCAGAGGTACCATTTCTCCTATATCTGCTCCAGCACCCAAAGTCAATAGAACATCAAAATCCCTATTTTTTAATTCTGGAATTAACTCTTCTTTTTTTAAGACTTTTTTGTCTTTGATTCGAACCTTATTCAACAGCCAGCTTGAATCTATCCCCTCTATAGGTAATTCTCTAGCAGGATATATATCCAATAATATGATCTGGTCTAATCTAGATAAGCTCTCGCCAAAACCATCTGCAAAATCTCTTGTCCTGCTAAATAGATGAGGTTGAAAAACACCCAAAACTTTCTTTTTAGGATACAAATGCCTAACAGTATTTATAGTCTCTTCTAACTCTTTAGGATGATGAGCGTAATCATCTATATAGGTTAAATTTTCATTTTTTATATGATAGGAAAATCTTCTTTTAATACCTCTAAATACCTCTAGAGCTTCAGAAATATTATTTAACGAGATCCCTTGCTTATACGCCATGATAATTGCAGCCAAAGAATTTTCTATATTGTGAATGCCTGGCAAATTAGATATCATACCCTCGAATACTTCTCCTTCTAAGTCTACATCGAAAATATAACTCCCATCTTTTATGCAGACATTATAAGCCCTAAAATTTGAAAAATCATTCACACCATAAGTACTACCTTCCAAAGGCAAGCCCTCTCTAATCAAAACGTTTTTTTTATCTGAAACCTTATCAGCGAATTCTCTAAAACTAAGCTCAAATCCTTTTTTGTCTCCATAAATATCCAAATGGTCAGCATCCATAGATGTGACACAGATATACTTAGGATGTAATCTCAAAAAAGAACGATCGAACTCATCTGCCTCCACAACACTGTACTTATCACCTCTAAGTATCAAATTTGAATTGTAATTTTCAGTTATACCTCCTATAAACGAAGTATTAGGCATTTTGTTGTACTCCATTATATGACCCAAAATTGCAGATGTAGTGGTCTTGCCATGAGTTCCAGCTATGGCCATACATGTTGTGTTTCTGGATATTTCCCCTAAAACCTCAGCCCTCTTTATAATTTTGAAACCTTCATTTTTGAAATAAATCAGCTCTTTATGACTATCCATTATGGCTGGAGTAATTACTATAAGAGTATTATCTCTGTTTAAATTATACGAATACACCCTCTCTAAATCTTCTTGGAAATGAACCCTGACTCCTTTGTTCATCAACATATCTGTGATATCTGAAGAGACCCTATCGTAGCCCATCACCTCTTTTCCAAAATGAAGAAAGTACATGGCTAAAGAACTCATTCCTACACCTCCGATTCCTATGAAATAAATATTCTTCAAATTATTAAAAATCATTTTTTACTCAATTTTAAGATTTCATCTACAATACGTTTGGCAGAATTAGGGATTGCAATATTAGATAGATTATTTTCTATTTGCTCTATCTTTTCACTATCGCTAATTAGATCGTCTAATTCTGTTATAAAAGATTTTTGCAAATCTTTTTCTTTAATCATAACGGCTGCTTTATCACGACATAAGGCCTCTGCATTTTTTGTCTGATGATCTTCAGCTACATTAGGAGAAGGAATTATAATACTCGCTTTTTTTACACCTATCAACTCCGATAAGGTGATAGCCCCAGCCCTACTTATAACTATATCTGAACAAGAATAAGCCAAATCCATTCTGGATAAAAATTTA is a genomic window containing:
- the murC gene encoding UDP-N-acetylmuramate--L-alanine ligase; protein product: MKNIYFIGIGGVGMSSLAMYFLHFGKEVMGYDRVSSDITDMLMNKGVRVHFQEDLERVYSYNLNRDNTLIVITPAIMDSHKELIYFKNEGFKIIKRAEVLGEISRNTTCMAIAGTHGKTTTSAILGHIMEYNKMPNTSFIGGITENYNSNLILRGDKYSVVEADEFDRSFLRLHPKYICVTSMDADHLDIYGDKKGFELSFREFADKVSDKKNVLIREGLPLEGSTYGVNDFSNFRAYNVCIKDGSYIFDVDLEGEVFEGMISNLPGIHNIENSLAAIIMAYKQGISLNNISEALEVFRGIKRRFSYHIKNENLTYIDDYAHHPKELEETINTVRHLYPKKKVLGVFQPHLFSRTRDFADGFGESLSRLDQIILLDIYPARELPIEGIDSSWLLNKVRIKDKKVLKKEELIPELKNRDFDVLLTLGAGADIGEMVPLIKREMSV
- a CDS encoding cell division protein FtsQ/DivIB, encoding MKKYYIEIILIITMVVISIVSLINFNYTGSDRFIVSIDRHDQSCSSINSEIESDINKKYEFFKKGDIDIIKLEKYLKDEYPAIENVSVYRKVKDDVYIDIKNATPTMRVFERDSSYYVDKSGKKMSLYSNCVKAVPVIFGSVNKSNIDEVNKLIAVIKNDSVLKYYINSIRINEKGVFTLYPCVGKYVIRLGHLNDLDEKFFKLNTLYRYLLKDLEENKYISIDLRFDHQVVCTKRI